ACAGTGGTAGTAGTGTTCCTATTTCCTTTTCACCAAAAGCAATTCCCAATTTGGCAAGTTGCGTGGTCGTCCGTAATTCTAACAAGTGGTTGCCGTATCTTACCAAGTGGCTTGTGGCGGTGGTCGCCAACGCAATTGACGACCGCGAGTGCCGTAACCATACCTGTCTTGTACTGACAGGTGAGCAGGGTAAGTTCAAGACAACGTTTCTCGATTTACTTTGTCCACCCAAACTGCACGGTTACAGCTATACGGGCAAGATATATCCACAAGAGAAGGACATACTCACTTATATCGGTCAGAACCTTATCGTAAATATAGATGACCAACTCAAAGCCCTCAATAAGCGGAATGAGAACGAGCTGAAAAACCTCATCACCTGTCCGATGGTCAAGTACCGTATGCCGTATGACAAGTACGTGGAGGAGTATCCCCACTTGGCAAGCTTCGTGGCATCAGTGAACGGCAATGACTTTCTTACAGACCCGACAGGCAGCAGAAGGTTTCTGCCCTTTGAAGTTCTATCCATAGACGTAGAGAAAGCCAAGCGTATGGGCGAAGCCTTGAAGAAAGCAGGATACATAAAGGTGAGCAAACGAAGAAACGGTGGTAGCCCCATCTATGTCTACAAGATTAGGAAAATCCTACCCTGCCCGCTCCTTCAAACTTGTAGTAACCAAATGTAGTAGAATGTGTAGTATTGTCTTATACTACAAAGTAATACTGATTATCAATCACTTATCACAAAATAATATGTAGTAAGAAGAAAGATGAAAAAGTTTGGAGGGGAAAACTTTGGAAACGGTAAAACCATAAAACAGACAAGCATAAATAATTATCATTCAACTCATTAAAGTATCAAAACAATGAAAGAAAAAGATTTATCAGCTATCAAGCAATATTCCATCGTGGAATATCTCGAAAAGAAAGGCATCAAGCCTGCCCGCAAAACACCAACCTATGCTGTGTATCGCTCACCATTGAGGGAAGAAGTGCATCCGAGTTTCAAGGTGGACAGGGAAAAGAACCTTTGGATAGACTATGCCGAAGGCAGGGGTGGAAGTATCATCGACCTTTGTATGCGCTTGGAAGGCTGCACGCTCTTGGAAGCCATCTGCCGTTTGGGGCAGAACGCTTCAGAGTATATAGTGCCCAGCTCCAGCTCTCCAAAGAGAGAAACATCCATCAGCCCAAAGCAAACAGAAAATACAATGGCAAGCGGTACAAGGAGACTGATAAGCATATCAGAGACCTTGCCACCACATTTACAGGAATATCTTATCAAGGAATGTTGCATCAATTTGGAAAAGGCAATACCCTTTCTCAAATGTATCAGCTATGAGGTAAGGGGAAGAAGACATGAAACCATCGGCTTTGCCAATTCTTCGGGTAGTTATGAACTTCGGGACAACAAAATATTCAAAGGAACGATTGTCCCCAAAGACATCACTCCGATATTTGAGGACAGGGCAAACCCGTCTGTCTGTTTGAAGGCTTTATGGACTTTCTCTCTTTTCTTTCAATGAAAGGGGAAGTAACCAACCAATGTCTCGTGATGAATTCTGTGAGTAATGTAGCAAGAAGTATTCACTACCTGAACAAAAGAAATATAACCTCTGTTCGTGCTTTTCTTGATAATGACGATACAGGGCGAAAAGCAGTACAGGAATTTGTAAACGCAGGTTTTAAGGTAGAAGATATGGCTGTGTATTATAAAGACTTCAAAGACCTCAACGAGTATCATGTCAGCCGTGTCCGTGAGCAACAGAAAGAGTTAGAGAAAACTCCCAATACAAGCAACAAAAGAAAACAAGTCAGACTTAAAATAAGATAGAGGTATGGAAAAGAAAGCAGTCAGCAAAGAGGAAATGGAAAATACCATCAGGAAATCTTTCAGTATGAGCCAAGCTGAAAGTTCAAGTGAACAAACCGTAGCTGAATTTCGAGCAAAGGGAATGAAAAATATTCAAGAGCAAAAACAACAAGAAACAGAACATGCCATAAAATATGTTACGCCAGCCGAGCCTGCACAGCATACAGAGAACACAACCGTTCAAAGACGCATCAGTGCCAAGATGAGAAAAGAGACACTCGACGCATACAAGTAGGCGTTCCTTGTTCCAACAAAGCTATATGAGAGAAAGGCGGTTTACCTGAGCAGGGAGACACAGGAATATGCAGACTTCATCGTACGCTGGTTGGGTGACAAGAGTTCCAACCTCTCAAGCTTTGTGGAAAATATCATCCGCACACATTTGGATGAATATGGTGAGGACATAGAGAAATGGAGAAAACTGTGAACCGTAATAAAAAGGTCGAGGGTTTAGGGAAAAAGGAACGCCTCTTCACTCAAAAACCTTCGACACTTTTCAGAGAGTAAGACAACGAACTTTTGCTAAAAATACTGAATGGTGGAACGCCACGAACGCTGTTAGATACTGAATGCATAACATCCGCTTTTCTACTACAAAACGCTTTATGCGTAAACGGTCTGTTAGGTAGCATTGCAAGACGTCAGTTTGTACCCACAAACAGCGTTTGCTCCCCTTGCTAAGTTATCGGGGAGATTAGACCGTAATCACTCTGTTCTCATCGGTCAGTGTCCAGAAATTAAGCAATAATAAATCATCTGCAATGATTAACTTTCAAAGAAACTTATATGGACAGATATAACAGAAAGACTGCCAAGTGACAGCAACGAGGTAAGGAAGAAGTGAGGATGAATAAGACGGAGTTCATCAAGATAAGGTGTACCTTAGAAGAAAAGCAGCTTATCAAGTCGAAGTCGGAAAGTACAGGGCGGAAGTTCTCAGACTACTGCCGTGAGATACTCCTGAATGATGAGGTAATTGCCGTCCCTAAGATGACCGACAATGAAAGGGAAGCCATCGAACTACTCAGACGAACGACCTACTTCTTACATATTTCCAATCTTATCAAGGTAAAGGATGATGCATGGGTACTGATTACCCAAAGTCTTTCTTATCTGGCAAGGGAGGCATTTAAGCGTTTCTTCAATCCCAAATACCACATTGAGGAAAGGGTAATTAAACTCTTAAATCTAATGGAGAATGATAGGAAAATGTAGAGCAATTGCGCATGGCAGCAATGCGCTGGAATATATTTTCAGAGAGGGCAAGCTTAGTAGTCGACTTGCCTTACATAATCTTTGCAGCAGAGAACCGAAGGCTATCTACGAGGAAATGAAGATGGTCAGCGGTTATAACAGTCGTTGCAGGAATAAGTTCCTGCGTATCGAAATCGGTATTGCACCTCAAGATGAGAAAAAGCTGCCTGTGTCAGAACTCATGCGGATAGCTCATCTGTTTGCCAAACAAATGGGACTTGACAACCACCAATGGGTGGCAGTAACACACAAGGACACCGATAACAGGCATATCCATATCATTGCCAACCGCATCAGCCTTTACGGAGAGGTCTATGATACCACCTTTGTGAACAATAGGGCAGCAAGAGTGGCAGAGGAACTCAGTCGTAAGTATGGCATGACCATCACAAAGGAGGTCAAGGCGAAAAAGAAACATCAGAATGCAAATGCCAATCCAACAAGAGAGCAAACCAAACAAAAAGTACAGCAAATTTGTTATACCCTACTCAACCAATACAAAGGCACAGGCATCGCTGGGCATTCTATATTTCTCTATGAATTGAGCAGGAATAGCATTGGTATTGAGCGTATGAAGAACAAATAGGACAAGGTCTATGGCTTGAAGTTCTCATACGAAGGAATGACTTTCAAGGCTTCCGAAATCGGTAGGGAGTTTGGCTATCATTCCTTGCAGAAAAACTTTGAATCAACTAGCAAAGAAAAAGCAAAGAAACCTAACCAAATAATACAGAAGGCAACAGAAAAGAGCGAACAACCTGATACAGGTTATCAACTTGTTCCCAAGAGCCGTTCTTCTATCTCACGAGACAGTGATACCTTACAAGCGAAGAATCTAATCAGTGAAGTGGCTGACACTACCATAAGCGCAGCTGACGAATTAGTGGAAGGATTAGGCGATTTGATTACACCATCTGCGCATAGCGATGACTATATCGAAGTTGCATGGCAACGCAAGCTGAGAAACCAAGCAAACAGAAAGAAGCGAGGATGAGGTATGTAATTCCATTCCAACTACGAATAGCATTAGAAAAGTGCAGAAAGAAGAATATCTCATTAAAAACGCTTGTTATTCGGTAACAAAGTATTATCTTTGCAGACAGAATAACAAGCGTTCTTTGTTAGGCAGAAAACAGCGAAGCCAAGTAGCTTGCTCGTTTCCAAATCGTTACCAGTTTAGTTATACCAATAAGGTAACTTCTTTATTTTCAAATAGATACATTGTAATAATTATCTTAGCGTGTAATTTGAGTCAAGTTACAGCCTAATTTGAGTCAAGTTGCCACACGATTTAATAGAGATTGTCACATGATTGGGTATATATTGTTCTATAAAACTACCTGTTATTATATGATGACAATGGATATTGTGTCGTGCGATGAGTGCCATGCTGGGCTATCCCGACTTTCGTTCCTATGAGTGACAACGGATATTGTGTTATGCGATGAGACATTTCTCATGTAGTAACTGCGTAGCAGTTATGCTTTTGAAAGCCCGTGGTTGGCGAGGAACGAGCCTACCTCGTGGAAGTGATAACGCGTGGTTTTCAAACCCGGTACGGGTTTTGCTTCTTCCAATTACGTGGCGGATACGAAAAAGCTGAACCCGTTCCGGGTTCATTTCATACGTCCATTTTATCCCCACGTAGGCTCACTTCGCTCGCCGACGTGGGGCTTTCAAAAGCACAACTCGTACCGAGTTGCCCTCCCACCTCTCGCCTGTTATCTTGCCACATGGTCATTACGATGAAACAATAGGGTGGAGATTACCACACGACAGGGTATAGAACGCATGCTTATTTGAGTCATTTTACGACGTAAAGTGACGCAAGTTGCATGGTGATTTGAGTCAAAAAGCAGAGTAATCTATGTCAAATGATTATGCAAACAGATATGGATTACACGAATTGGGGATAAATCTTTGCTTTTGAATAGTTTCAATTGCTTATCCCGAACAAAGGTGTTTGATGCTGCTATTTGCCTCAAAAAGCGCAGTGATTTAAGTCTGACGGTGAGATGATTTGACGTAGATTGCATGGAATTTCAGTGTTATTTTAGTCTTTATTTTGTATTGATTTTTGCAATATCCTGATAGCCAATGCGTTATGAACTGCCAAAATACAGCCCGTATTTGGAGCGAGATAGTCTTTCATTTCAAATACGCGAGCTATGTAAAGACCGTTGTAAACATTGCTGACAAATATTAACACATTATTCGTTTATAGGGATTTCAGCTTATCACATGCAATATAGGCTACGCTGACAATATTCAAAATCGTCCCTTTTAATGATTATTATACACATTATGAGCAAGCTAAAAACATTTTTTTCTACCTTTGCAACATTGAATGTTCGGCTGTTTCCATAGAGAAACCCATGGGATAACGAGAGACGCCTCTCATCAAAACGTTTTGCTTATGAATTTCAGACGTGTAGTTTTATTCATCATCATATTATTGCAAATCACCTTTCTCACAGAGGGATATGGCATTTTAGGCCCTGTCGACACGACCGAATTCAACGACTCTCTGCATGCGACACTGCTTCCGCAGCATGCAATAAAGACCATTCCTCCCGGCAACTACAGTGGCATTACCTGTTTGGGAAATGATGATTATGCCGTTGTAACCGACAAAGGTCAGCATGCAGGCTTCTATACTTTTCATATCACTTTGACAGCGAATGGCGACATCCAACAAGTAGAAAACAAGGGGTTCACAATGCTTGCAGGTGCAAACAACGACGAGGAAGCCATTGCCTATAATCCTCTGACGAAGCATCTCTACATCGGCAATGAGGCTTCTTCAGAAATTATCGACTATGACATGAAAAGCCAAAAGACTGTCAACAGGGCGGTTATCAGCGACTATCAGCGACGATGTCACGTGAACCGCAGTATAGAAAGCCTCACTTTCGACCGCCGTCGCAATCGACTTTTCACAATGAATGAGTCACCACTCATCGGAGATAATGGCTTGTTAGTACGCTTAAAACAGCTGACAACCGACTTGAAAGAAGAAAAAGAGTATTCTTATCTTATTGATGAACCGCTCGAATCGTCCAACAAAGCTGACAACCGACATGCTTATGGCGTAGCCGACTTGCTGGCTTTAGACGATGGAACCATACTCGTGCTCGAACGAGAGCTATACATCAGGGCGCTGAAACTCAACAGTTGGGTGATGAATAAGATGTTTCGCATTAAGCCTGGTAACCCTCGTAAACAGTTTGTTGCAGGCTGGCGAACATGGCTTCGCCTTGTAGACAGCGACTTTGCCAACTATGAAGGTATGTGCGAAGGCCCTCGGTTGAGCGACGGGAGGCATGTAATCGTATTCTGTGCTGACAGTCAAGATCGTTACAAAGGCGTCTTGAAAGACTATTTCCGCACGATTGTCTTTTGACAAAGGGACTGAAACAATCTTTCGTTTTCATCTTTTCTGCTTGAAAAACTCCTGCATCAGCTGGCGGCATTCGGCTTCAAGCACACCACAAGTCACCGTGGCTTTAGGATGAAAAGCACGTGGTGCATAAAGCTGATAGCCCCGTTTTTCATCGCTTGCTCCATAGACAATGCGACCAATCTGTGCCCAGCCTATGGCTCCGGCACACATCACACAAGGTTCCACGGTCACATAGAGTGTGCAGTCAGAGAGATACTTCCCACCTAACAAATCGGCTGCCGACGTGATGGCTTGCATCTCGGCATGCGCCGTGACATCATGCAGTTTCTCGGTCAGGTTGTGTGCCCTGCTGATGATTCTATCCTTGCAGACGATGACAGCTCCAATGGGTATTTCTCCCTCTTCGGCTGCCCTTTCTGCCTCATAGAGGGCTTTTCGCATGTATTGTTCGTCCTTGTTGTCAGTTTCTTTCATGTTTATTTCAGTGAACATTTCCTCGATACATTGGTAAAATTGATGCTGACCATGGTCTGTCCATACTGCTCTACATTGATATGCTTATAGCAGGAATAGTCGAGGTTCATATCCGTGTTGGTTCTCAACAACAGATTTTCAATCGCAGTTCCTTTGCCTTCACTGATTGTTGTCGACCTACTGTTGATGGTATCTTCGGTTGCAAAGAATGTAAATTGACCGATATGTGTATCTGTTAAGCCCAGTCCATGCGTCCCGATATCAATGGTTGCCCGTTGAAAATTGCAGCCGTCTAACAACAATTCAACCTTTCTACGGAAATCAAAGGTGTCAGCTTTGAGATTTGCTATATTCAAGGAGCCACCTTTCAAGTTAAGACTTTTAGGGTTGGCAAGCAGCTGAAGCAACGTAGCCTTAGGCATATTGACAATGATGACCGCAGTTTGTGAGCTGTAATCAGTGTCGTAATCTTCTTCAGAGGTTTGCTCTTCCTCTTTCTTTTCCACAATTTCAAACGTCCTTCCTTCAGCCTTTGTTTTTCCCACTTCGCTACTGGTAATAATATCAAGCATCGTGCCTTTCATCTTCACTTCTACGAGTTCAGAAGGATAATCAACCGTGATTTCACGGGCATTATCGTCAGAAACCAACTCTATGATGTAGTTCTGACTCTCTTCATCATAGGGATCTAAGGCCACAAAAGCTTGAATGGCCGTGAGCTTCTGCGTCTTTAACGTTCCTCTTATGCAGGTTTGGAATATTCTGGCCGGCTGCTCCAACGACATGGTTGAAGTCATCACAAGCATCAGGTAGCTTGCAGCAATGAGTCCAAGGATTATCTTTGTTGTTGTTTTCATTATTGCTCCTCCTTCTTTTACATACGGTCAATCACTTCCAATTCACACAATCGGCGATAGGAAAGCCACAGATTTACAAGTCCGAGCAAGCCCACCCACGCAGTCAAAATATAGAAAGAAGCGTTGTTGTCGGCATTGAAGAACAACAGAGTAAGGCCTCCGATGAGCAACAACACAAAGGCGCTGATGGTGGTTCCTAACAGTGGTTTGCGCGGAAAAACAAAACTGCCGAGCATAAAGAACGAAACGGCAAAGACATACCATGCCGTGGCATACAGGATATTCAGCAGGCCATTACTGCCAAAACCCAACCACATGACAGGGTGAGCAATCCTGATATCTACATTTGGAAACGCCGAGGAAAGGAGTAAATAACGCATGATTTCGAGCGCATAGAATATCACATGGAACACCACAAAATAGCCCACGACAAACAACAGCGTACGAGCGAGCCAGTTTTCAAACATGCTCACGGGTATGGTCAGCACGTGAATGCGCCCTGCTTTCTGCTGTCCGTCGGTGAAAATCCGTGTGGCCGAGATGCAAGCTCCTGTATAAAGCAACAGTGTTCCCCATACAATGAGCGCTGTTTTCCCTGCATCATAAGCCTTTGTCCCGTCTTCAGGCTCATAGATAGAAGCATAGGAAATCAGGCAAGTCCACATCTCTATGATGAAAAGGATACCCAACAGAATGGCTGCCGAAAAGAGAATTGTGCGTCGCTGTTCGGTCCACAGTTTGCCTAAATAACACAAGAAACGCTTAAAATCAAAGAAATTATTAGTCATGGTGTACCTCCTTTCCGTGCATAGCTTCCTCAAAATAGGCTTCAAGATCAATGTTTGCCTGAAGCTCTTCGTTACGAATAACCTCACTTCTATCAATCAGCAACACATGATTAAGTACGCTTTCAATATCTTTCACCTGGTGTGTTGAAATCATAAATATACGGTCTGGGCCGATACCCTTCGTGATGAAAGTACGAAACTGGCGCTTCCCTGGAATATCGAGACCGTTGGTAGGCTCATCCATCAGCAGTATCTTCGTGTGTGTGGCCATGGCAAAACTCATGAAAATCTTCTTGCGCTGACCGAGTGAAAGATCGCCTAAATACACGTTGGCAGTCATTCCGAAGGTTTGCAGATAGAGATTCATGTCGTCCTGAGAAAAGTGAGGATAGAATACGCTGTTTGTCTTGATATACTGCCGGAGCGTGACATTAGGCAGTTCAAACTCGTCAGGAACGAGGAAGATTTCACGCATCGTGACAGGCTTGCGCTTACGAACATCAACGCCACCAAGAGTCACGCTGCCCTTATCTGGAGTCAGCAAACCGGCCATCATATATAATAAGGTGGACTTTCCTGCACCGTTCGGCCCCAAAAGTCCATAGATCCTGCCTGGCTGTAGTTGCAGACTGAAGTTGCTGAACACAGGCGAATGATGCTTAGGATAACAGAAACAGAGATTGTTTATTTTCATAGATATCACTTGAAATTTTATCGAAAAGTAGGAAACTGTCTGATAACTGCAAAGTTATAAAATTATCGGGAAGCTACAATTCCTATTATATATTTTTTTCATTTGAATGCAATATGACAAGTGAATTTATTTCTTCGCATACTCATATCTTACAAGCTCTGAGCCAAACTGAATTTACACAACAAAAAAGCGAGCAGGAAACAAATTCCAACTCGCTTAACTATATTAAATATAACGCTGTTTGTTACTGCTTTGGAGCCTCTTCCTGAGCATCAAGACCAAGGGCTGCACGTGCGTTCTTATCTTCAGGATCGAGTTTGACAAGCTGCTCATAGTATGGTTTTGCAGCTTCAAGATCGTTCTTGGTGACCCAGTAATAGTAGCCAAGGTTAGCAAGAGCAGATTTCAAAGTAGAAGTTTCATCCTCCTGACGGTCAGCTTTATTGGCCAACAAATCAACTGCCTTTTGGAAGAATTCCGCACCTTTCTCGTCCTGACCTGCCTTAGATGCCTGCATACCGGCCATATTATTAACCCACGCTGCAATAGTAGGCCACTTCTCTGCCATCTGATTATAGATACCATAAGCCTTATCGAGGTTAGCTTGCTTGGTAGGTCCTGCCTTCTCTGCCTTTTGAACATAGATGTTAGCTAACTTTGCAAAGTCAGACGGAGTAGCATTCTGGTTGTGTGCCATATAAATCTCATTGCACTCCAATGCCTTGTCTTCCTGCCCCATCTCTGCATAGGTATCAGCCATATACTGATATGGTTTGTAATCGTCCTTCGTCAGATCAAAGGCTTTCTGATACTGGGCAATTGCTTCATCATACTGCTTATTACCCTTAAGGGCAAGACCATAATAAATATAGTCGCGGGCACTCTTTTCAACAGAATCGGTGTTGATGATAACCTTTGCAAAATTAATTGCCTCGTCATTCTTCTGCAAATCTACAGCACTCCAAAGAGCTACACGATCAAAAGTAATGTCCTTGGCGAACTTCTGAATACCAAATTTTGAGATATCAAGACTTTCGTCCTTCTTGTTGGCCATATAAGCAGAAACGGCATAACCTACAAGATAATACTCTTCGAGCTTATCCTTATTAGTCTTAGAAAAGTATTCATAAGCCTTAGCATAGTTTCCGGCAAGGTAGAAGTTATTACCTGCTTCAGCCTCAATAGGGAAATCCGGGCAGTTCTGTTTCAACAGATTAAGTGCTCGCTCACTCTCTTCCGGACTACGTTTTCTATAGACATTTGAATAGCGCATATAGCCCTGAGGGTTCTTTGGATCCATAGACATACTCTGCTCATACCACATAGCGGCATTACCACCATCATCTTTCATGGCAGCAATATCACCTAAAAGGATATAAGCATCACCACAATCCTTATACTTTGCAACTACGGCATTCGCAATATTGGTTGCTTCATCATACTGCTTGTTCATCAATAAAGCCTCACCCAATGCCACAAGTGCCTTAGGTTCTTTCTTGAATTCCTTCTGATAGTCCTTAATGAGATTCTTTAAAGTCTTGGCATCCATATTAGGAGTAGCCTTAAGAGACTGCTCAATAGGCTTTAACATCGCATTATAGTTGGCATTCTGTGCCATGGCTGGAACTGACAATCCCATCATCAGTAATCCTGCTACTACATATTTAATCTTTTTCATACTCTTCCTTTTTTTAATTAAAACCTAACTGTGTCTTATGACGAACAACAGAGAGGAAAGTTTAACTCTCTAATTGACTATCTCTTAATATTAACAGTTTTTATGGTGATGTCACCCCTATAAGGTAGCAACCCCGTCTTAAATAGTATCAACTGGCCTTTGGGACCCGTAATATAGTTGGCAAAACTCCAAGGTAGAGCCTGATAAGGATCAACTACAATGGCATATAAAGTACGGGCAAACGGATAACGACCATCAAGCAAATAAGCCTGATAGGGTTTCCAACTATTCATAGGGGTCGCCTTATCCTTTACGGATACAGACATGACATGAACATTCTTCTTGAAAGTGGTATTGGTTGAATCGCGCTTATCATTAAGCCAATTCGAGCCGATAATACCAATTGCATTTTCGTTATTGTCGACATAATCAATGACAGCCTTACTGTTCTTGGCAGCAACAATGTTGCCGGCAGTAAGGTTCTTACCGTCCATGATAGAGTCAATCACATAATGCAATGTTGCAGAAGCAGGATTATCAAAAACCACTTCAATGCTTCCACGCTTTGATCCTGGATAGATTTCACTCCAGTATTTTACCTTACCTCCCAACACCTTTTTGATGTCATTAACTGTAATACAAGTATCATTATTGTTTTTATTAACAATGAAAGCTAAGCCATCATAGCCAATGGGAAAAGTCTTTGGAATAAGATTTTTGGATTTGAAATAAGCAACTTCGCTTGGTTTCAAATCACGAGATGTAAAGAAAAGACACGTCTTCAAATCTTGGAGCCTTTTGAACCCCGTAATATCATCAGCATAAAGTGCTTTCAGATGTGCCTTGGGATATTCAAATTCAAACTGCTGCCTTTCTTCTTCTATAAAGGGACTGAAACTCTCGTCAGAGACGAACTCAATCGTCCCTGACGTAGGAGTATCGGTTCTACTGCCTTTGGTTTTCTTCCCACAAGATGAGAAGCCAACCAAAGTCAGGAATAATCCAATAAATATATAAGATAAATTCTT
The nucleotide sequence above comes from Segatella oris. Encoded proteins:
- a CDS encoding plasmid mobilization protein, translating into MNKTEFIKIRCTLEEKQLIKSKSESTGRKFSDYCREILLNDEVIAVPKMTDNEREAIELLRRTTYFLHISNLIKVKDDAWVLITQSLSYLAREAFKRFFNPKYHIEERVIKLLNLMENDRKM
- a CDS encoding esterase-like activity of phytase family protein yields the protein MNFRRVVLFIIILLQITFLTEGYGILGPVDTTEFNDSLHATLLPQHAIKTIPPGNYSGITCLGNDDYAVVTDKGQHAGFYTFHITLTANGDIQQVENKGFTMLAGANNDEEAIAYNPLTKHLYIGNEASSEIIDYDMKSQKTVNRAVISDYQRRCHVNRSIESLTFDRRRNRLFTMNESPLIGDNGLLVRLKQLTTDLKEEKEYSYLIDEPLESSNKADNRHAYGVADLLALDDGTILVLERELYIRALKLNSWVMNKMFRIKPGNPRKQFVAGWRTWLRLVDSDFANYEGMCEGPRLSDGRHVIVFCADSQDRYKGVLKDYFRTIVF
- a CDS encoding PstS family phosphate ABC transporter substrate-binding protein encodes the protein MNKNLSYIFIGLFLTLVGFSSCGKKTKGSRTDTPTSGTIEFVSDESFSPFIEEERQQFEFEYPKAHLKALYADDITGFKRLQDLKTCLFFTSRDLKPSEVAYFKSKNLIPKTFPIGYDGLAFIVNKNNNDTCITVNDIKKVLGGKVKYWSEIYPGSKRGSIEVVFDNPASATLHYVIDSIMDGKNLTAGNIVAAKNSKAVIDYVDNNENAIGIIGSNWLNDKRDSTNTTFKKNVHVMSVSVKDKATPMNSWKPYQAYLLDGRYPFARTLYAIVVDPYQALPWSFANYITGPKGQLILFKTGLLPYRGDITIKTVNIKR
- a CDS encoding ATP-binding cassette domain-containing protein, which produces MKINNLCFCYPKHHSPVFSNFSLQLQPGRIYGLLGPNGAGKSTLLYMMAGLLTPDKGSVTLGGVDVRKRKPVTMREIFLVPDEFELPNVTLRQYIKTNSVFYPHFSQDDMNLYLQTFGMTANVYLGDLSLGQRKKIFMSFAMATHTKILLMDEPTNGLDIPGKRQFRTFITKGIGPDRIFMISTHQVKDIESVLNHVLLIDRSEVIRNEELQANIDLEAYFEEAMHGKEVHHD
- a CDS encoding VapE domain-containing protein, with translation MLFLTTYLPKKFKADECNIMQEGSEYLEVTHSHSNFTLGNQFKGIMKKKADAGNIDSRRNLHRKRSPSKNAEIENYLSTHYEFRYNTVLGRTEYCSKGNNRFVKIGRYEINTFRRELDCDESIATSAENLYSIIESSFSPRINPVQEYFKELPLIDIGDGSSNGSSYSGSSVPISFSPKAIPNLASCVVVRNSNKWLPYLTKWLVAVVANAIDDRECRNHTCLVLTGEQGKFKTTFLDLLCPPKLHGYSYTGKIYPQEKDILTYIGQNLIVNIDDQLKALNKRNENELKNLITCPMVKYRMPYDKYVEEYPHLASFVASVNGNDFLTDPTGSRRFLPFEVLSIDVEKAKRMGEALKKAGYIKVSKRRNGGSPIYVYKIRKILPCPLLQTCSNQM
- a CDS encoding nucleoside deaminase; protein product: MKETDNKDEQYMRKALYEAERAAEEGEIPIGAVIVCKDRIISRAHNLTEKLHDVTAHAEMQAITSAADLLGGKYLSDCTLYVTVEPCVMCAGAIGWAQIGRIVYGASDEKRGYQLYAPRAFHPKATVTCGVLEAECRQLMQEFFKQKR
- a CDS encoding tetratricopeptide repeat protein, yielding MKKIKYVVAGLLMMGLSVPAMAQNANYNAMLKPIEQSLKATPNMDAKTLKNLIKDYQKEFKKEPKALVALGEALLMNKQYDEATNIANAVVAKYKDCGDAYILLGDIAAMKDDGGNAAMWYEQSMSMDPKNPQGYMRYSNVYRKRSPEESERALNLLKQNCPDFPIEAEAGNNFYLAGNYAKAYEYFSKTNKDKLEEYYLVGYAVSAYMANKKDESLDISKFGIQKFAKDITFDRVALWSAVDLQKNDEAINFAKVIINTDSVEKSARDYIYYGLALKGNKQYDEAIAQYQKAFDLTKDDYKPYQYMADTYAEMGQEDKALECNEIYMAHNQNATPSDFAKLANIYVQKAEKAGPTKQANLDKAYGIYNQMAEKWPTIAAWVNNMAGMQASKAGQDEKGAEFFQKAVDLLANKADRQEDETSTLKSALANLGYYYWVTKNDLEAAKPYYEQLVKLDPEDKNARAALGLDAQEEAPKQ